One Microlunatus soli genomic window carries:
- a CDS encoding alpha/beta fold hydrolase: protein MKFVMVPGGWQGGWVFDTVAAELRGNGHQVEALTLAGLGTEGPAEVGSPPNLDTHIDQVAEVIEAGGDSPLALCGHSYGGMVIAGVADRLGDRLDQLIFIDAYVPDDGDSCWSLTSDDFRAQFIAGSAADGRWVAVPDGLDPRARPHPLASFVQTVRLAGDAGPLPNRTFISGGAWPGSPFVSLAERLRHDPGWRVLEIPVGHNIARRDPHRLAGALHDLASADHGR, encoded by the coding sequence GTGAAGTTCGTGATGGTGCCCGGCGGTTGGCAGGGCGGCTGGGTCTTCGACACGGTGGCGGCCGAACTCCGCGGCAACGGTCACCAGGTGGAGGCGCTGACGTTGGCCGGCCTGGGGACCGAGGGGCCGGCAGAGGTCGGCAGTCCTCCTAACCTCGACACCCATATCGATCAGGTGGCCGAGGTCATCGAAGCAGGGGGCGACTCACCACTGGCCCTGTGTGGACACAGCTACGGCGGGATGGTGATCGCCGGAGTGGCCGACCGGCTCGGGGATCGTCTCGATCAGTTGATCTTCATCGATGCCTACGTTCCCGACGACGGCGATTCCTGCTGGTCGTTGACCAGTGACGATTTTCGCGCGCAGTTCATCGCCGGCTCAGCAGCGGACGGCCGGTGGGTCGCGGTGCCCGACGGGCTCGACCCACGGGCCAGGCCGCACCCGCTCGCCTCGTTCGTCCAGACGGTCCGGCTGGCCGGTGATGCGGGACCGCTGCCGAACAGGACCTTCATCAGCGGTGGCGCGTGGCCGGGGAGCCCGTTCGTCTCCTTGGCCGAACGATTACGTCACGATCCCGGATGGCGAGTCCTGGAGATCCCGGTCGGGCACAACATCGCACGGCGGGATCCACACCGCCTTGCCGGTGCGCTGCACGACCTGGCTTCGGCCGATCACGGGCGGTGA